A genomic stretch from Flavobacterium sp. KS-LB2 includes:
- the htpG gene encoding molecular chaperone HtpG → MTTGKINVSVENIFPLIKKFLYSDHEIFLRELISNGTDATLKLKHLTSIGEAKVEYGNPIIEIKIDKEGKKLHIIDQGLGMTADEVEKYINQVAFSGAEEFLDKYKDSAKDSGIIGHFGLGFYSAFMVAEKVEIITKSFKDEPAAHWTCDGSPEFTLEPADKNTRGTEIILHIAEDSLEFLEDSKINGLLNKYNKFMPIPIKFGTKTEKIEQKKGEEVAEEDKDKTFTEVEVDNIINNPNPAWTKQPTELSAEDYKNFYHELYPMQFEEPLFHIHLNVDYPFNLTGILYFPKLGSDLQIQKDKIQLYQNQVYVTDNVEGIVPEFLMMLKGVVDSPDIPLNVSRSGLQADAAVKKISNYITRKVADKLKSLFTENREDFEQKWNDIKIVLEYGMLSEDKFYEKAGAFVLYPTVDGKFHTLEELKEKLAANQTDKDGKLVVLYAGNKEAQHSYIEIAKDKGYEVLLLDSPIISHLIQKIEGDNSNMTFVRVDSDHIDNLIKKEETTISKLSEEEQTNLKTVLEAIVPKQTYSVQLEALDSNASPFIITQPEFMRRMKEMSQSGGGGMFGMGNMPEMYNLVVNTNSELATSILKNKDKNAQESLVKQALDLAKLSQNLLKGEALTAFVKRSFELIK, encoded by the coding sequence ATGACAACAGGTAAAATTAATGTTTCGGTAGAGAACATCTTTCCCTTAATCAAGAAATTCTTATACAGCGATCACGAAATTTTCTTACGTGAATTGATTTCCAATGGAACAGATGCGACACTTAAATTAAAACATTTAACCAGCATTGGCGAAGCCAAAGTAGAATACGGAAACCCAATTATCGAAATTAAAATTGATAAGGAAGGAAAGAAATTGCACATCATTGACCAAGGTCTTGGAATGACGGCTGACGAAGTAGAAAAATACATCAACCAAGTAGCCTTTTCTGGAGCGGAAGAATTTCTAGACAAATACAAAGATTCTGCTAAAGATTCTGGAATTATTGGACATTTTGGTCTTGGTTTTTATTCTGCTTTTATGGTTGCCGAAAAAGTAGAAATCATCACTAAATCGTTCAAAGACGAACCAGCAGCGCACTGGACTTGTGATGGAAGCCCAGAATTCACATTAGAACCAGCTGACAAAAATACACGTGGAACTGAAATTATCTTGCATATTGCCGAAGATTCGTTGGAGTTTTTAGAAGATTCTAAAATCAACGGATTATTAAACAAGTACAATAAGTTCATGCCGATTCCAATTAAATTTGGAACCAAAACAGAGAAAATTGAACAAAAAAAGGGTGAAGAAGTTGCTGAAGAAGACAAAGACAAAACGTTTACAGAAGTTGAAGTAGACAATATCATCAACAACCCAAATCCAGCTTGGACCAAACAACCAACAGAATTATCAGCTGAGGATTACAAGAATTTCTACCATGAATTGTACCCAATGCAGTTTGAAGAACCGTTGTTCCACATTCATTTAAATGTAGATTATCCGTTCAACCTAACCGGTATTTTGTATTTTCCAAAATTAGGTTCTGATTTACAAATTCAGAAAGATAAAATCCAATTGTACCAAAATCAAGTGTACGTAACGGATAACGTAGAAGGAATTGTGCCTGAATTCTTGATGATGTTAAAAGGTGTGGTGGATTCACCAGATATTCCATTGAACGTTTCTCGTTCTGGATTGCAAGCAGATGCTGCAGTAAAGAAAATTTCGAATTACATCACCCGTAAAGTAGCTGATAAATTAAAGTCATTGTTCACTGAAAACCGTGAAGATTTCGAGCAAAAATGGAACGATATCAAAATCGTTTTGGAGTACGGAATGCTTTCTGAAGATAAATTCTACGAAAAAGCAGGTGCGTTTGTTTTATATCCAACAGTTGATGGAAAATTCCACACACTGGAAGAATTAAAAGAAAAACTGGCTGCGAACCAAACCGACAAAGACGGAAAATTAGTGGTTTTATATGCCGGAAATAAAGAAGCACAACACTCTTATATCGAAATTGCAAAAGACAAAGGATATGAAGTTTTATTACTAGACTCTCCTATTATCTCGCACTTGATTCAAAAAATTGAAGGCGACAACAGCAACATGACTTTTGTACGTGTGGATTCTGATCACATTGATAATTTAATTAAGAAAGAGGAAACGACAATTTCTAAATTATCCGAAGAAGAACAAACCAACTTGAAAACCGTTCTTGAAGCGATTGTTCCTAAACAAACGTATTCAGTTCAACTGGAAGCTTTAGACAGTAATGCGTCTCCATTTATCATCACGCAACCAGAATTCATGCGTAGAATGAAAGAAATGAGTCAGTCTGGTGGCGGCGGAATGTTCGGGATGGGCAATATGCCAGAAATGTACAATTTAGTGGTAAATACGAACTCTGAATTGGCAACCAGCATCTTGAAAAATAAAGACAAAAACGCTCAGGAAAGTTTAGTAAAACAAGCGCTTGACTTAGCTAAATTATCGCAAAACCTATTAAAAGGCGAAGCATTAACCGCTTTCGTAAAAAGAAGTTTCGAGCTGATTAAATAG
- a CDS encoding lipocalin family protein, which translates to MRKIILVCTLAVLMFACKSTSVTSTNTDRKAQVAMKGNWTISSVTYPGSQYIKVNSFQLADSECFVGSTWKFVSNNNKGTMALTKANCVAFSSPITWFVNNDGQFILKILDAGEKARKVRDGYILYVANQTESSFQLIDKIDVGGKMTDVVYQFQKVN; encoded by the coding sequence ATGAGAAAAATAATTTTAGTATGCACGTTAGCTGTTTTGATGTTCGCATGTAAGTCAACATCAGTGACAAGTACGAATACAGATAGAAAGGCTCAAGTTGCAATGAAAGGAAATTGGACAATCAGCTCGGTTACATATCCAGGTTCACAATATATCAAAGTAAATAGTTTTCAGCTTGCAGATTCAGAATGTTTTGTAGGAAGTACATGGAAGTTTGTTTCTAATAACAATAAAGGAACTATGGCTTTGACAAAAGCAAACTGTGTCGCATTTAGCTCACCTATTACTTGGTTTGTAAATAATGATGGTCAGTTTATCCTAAAAATTCTTGATGCCGGTGAAAAAGCTCGAAAAGTGAGAGATGGATATATTTTATATGTAGCCAATCAAACAGAATCCTCTTTTCAATTGATTGATAAAATCGATGTTGGAGGAAAAATGACAGATGTAGTATACCAATTTCAAAAAGTTAACTAA
- a CDS encoding OmpA family protein, with product MKKISIVAMAAIMVIGSMFTSCEAVKNTNKTQRGAGIGAVAGAVLGGVLGNNLGKGGKGAMGAVLGGVIGGVAGGVIGNKMDKQAREIDAVLPGAEVVRVGEGIKLVLNENAVRFDTNKSSLTAAAKANLDKLVPVFAEYPDTNITIYGYTDSTGPADYNLKLSGERAASVRNYLTSKGVSSSRFQVTGLGIADPIASNETVEGRSQNRRVEFAITANEKMIKDAEAEVKN from the coding sequence ATGAAAAAGATTTCAATAGTTGCAATGGCAGCAATAATGGTTATAGGTTCAATGTTTACTAGTTGTGAGGCAGTAAAAAACACAAATAAAACACAAAGAGGTGCTGGAATAGGTGCTGTTGCCGGAGCTGTACTAGGAGGTGTTCTAGGGAACAATCTTGGTAAAGGTGGTAAAGGTGCAATGGGTGCTGTGTTAGGCGGTGTTATCGGTGGAGTTGCCGGTGGAGTTATTGGTAACAAAATGGACAAGCAAGCAAGAGAAATAGATGCGGTTCTCCCTGGAGCTGAAGTAGTTCGTGTAGGAGAAGGAATCAAATTAGTTTTGAATGAAAATGCAGTGCGTTTTGATACTAATAAATCTTCTTTGACTGCTGCTGCAAAAGCAAATTTGGATAAATTAGTTCCTGTTTTTGCCGAATATCCAGATACTAATATTACTATTTACGGATATACAGACAGTACTGGTCCAGCTGATTATAACCTAAAACTTTCAGGAGAAAGAGCAGCATCTGTTAGAAATTATTTAACTAGTAAAGGTGTTTCTTCAAGCAGATTTCAAGTTACTGGTTTAGGAATTGCTGATCCAATTGCTTCAAATGAAACTGTTGAGGGTAGAAGTCAAAACCGTCGTGTTGAATTTGCTATTACTGCAAACGAGAAAATGATTAAAGATGCCGAAGCTGAAGTGAAAAACTAA
- a CDS encoding ABC transporter ATP-binding protein — MLEIKDISFTYIDKPVIENVSFTIAKGQNTAIIGESGCGKSTLLKLIYGLYDLDNGAITYNDKPILGPKYNLVPGEDYIKYLAQDFDLMPYITVEENVGKFLSNMYPEEKKARVQELLDMVEMTAFAKVKAKFLSGGQQQRVALARVLALEPEIILLDEPFSQIDSFRKNSLRRNLFRYLKDKGVTCIIATHDSTDALSFSDETIVVQNGKVMAKGDSKALYENPANKYIASLFGEVNELKLSQLIALEDDEDAALLLYPHQLKVVDNAIMKAVVKQCYFKGSHYLVKAAFERRAIFFEHDSELEFNQEVYLMLS, encoded by the coding sequence ATGCTTGAGATAAAAGATATTTCCTTCACTTACATTGACAAGCCCGTTATTGAAAATGTAAGTTTCACTATTGCTAAAGGTCAAAACACCGCTATTATTGGCGAAAGCGGTTGCGGTAAAAGTACGTTGCTAAAACTCATTTACGGATTATATGATTTGGATAACGGAGCAATAACCTATAATGACAAACCTATTTTGGGTCCCAAATACAATCTTGTCCCGGGAGAAGATTACATTAAATATTTAGCGCAGGATTTTGATTTGATGCCCTACATAACTGTCGAAGAAAATGTAGGCAAGTTCTTGTCGAATATGTATCCTGAGGAAAAGAAAGCCCGCGTTCAAGAGTTATTAGATATGGTCGAAATGACCGCTTTCGCAAAAGTAAAGGCGAAATTTCTAAGTGGCGGACAGCAACAACGAGTGGCCTTGGCAAGAGTTTTGGCTTTAGAACCAGAAATTATTTTGCTGGATGAACCGTTCAGCCAAATTGATTCTTTCAGAAAGAATTCCTTGCGTCGCAATTTATTCCGTTACTTAAAAGACAAAGGCGTGACCTGTATTATTGCCACGCATGACAGTACCGATGCGTTGTCTTTCTCTGATGAAACGATTGTGGTTCAAAATGGGAAAGTAATGGCAAAAGGCGACTCCAAAGCTCTGTATGAAAATCCGGCGAATAAATACATTGCTTCTCTTTTTGGGGAAGTCAATGAACTGAAATTGTCTCAATTAATAGCTCTTGAGGATGACGAAGACGCAGCACTTTTATTGTATCCGCATCAATTAAAAGTGGTGGACAACGCAATTATGAAAGCAGTTGTGAAACAATGTTATTTCAAAGGAAGCCATTATTTGGTTAAAGCGGCTTTTGAAAGAAGAGCCATTTTCTTCGAACATGATTCTGAATTAGAATTCAATCAGGAAGTATACTTGATGCTATCTTAA
- a CDS encoding 3-oxoacyl-ACP synthase III family protein, producing the protein MYHSKIAGLGYYVPENVVTNDDLSKIIDTNDEWIQERTGIQERRHIIKGEDTTTSMGVKAAKIAIERSGVAAADIDFVVFATLSPDFYFPGPGVLVQRDLGLRTVGALDVRNQCSGFIYALSVADQYIKTGMYKNILVIGSEVHSTGLDMTTRGRGVSVIFGDGAGAAVLSREEDLSKGILSTHLHSEGQHAEELIVKAPGMGGRWVTDILADNDPDDESYFPYMNGQFVFKNAVVRFSEVINEGLQANNLQVSDIDMLIPHQANLRISQFIQKKFNLTDDQVYNNIQKYGNTTAASIPIALTEAWEKGKIKSGDTVVLAAFGSGFTWGSAIIKW; encoded by the coding sequence ATGTATCATTCAAAAATAGCAGGATTAGGGTATTATGTTCCCGAAAACGTGGTAACTAATGACGATTTATCAAAAATTATTGACACCAATGACGAATGGATTCAGGAACGAACAGGAATTCAGGAACGAAGACACATTATAAAAGGAGAAGATACAACGACTTCTATGGGCGTGAAAGCAGCTAAAATTGCGATTGAACGTTCCGGAGTTGCTGCAGCCGATATTGATTTTGTGGTTTTTGCCACATTAAGTCCAGATTTTTATTTCCCTGGCCCAGGAGTTTTAGTACAACGTGATTTAGGTTTAAGAACCGTAGGAGCATTAGATGTAAGGAATCAATGTTCTGGATTTATTTATGCTTTATCTGTTGCGGACCAGTATATTAAGACTGGAATGTACAAGAACATATTAGTGATTGGATCTGAGGTTCATTCCACTGGATTGGATATGACAACTCGTGGACGTGGTGTTTCGGTCATTTTTGGAGATGGAGCTGGAGCCGCTGTTTTGAGTAGAGAAGAAGATTTGAGCAAAGGTATTTTATCCACACATTTACATTCTGAAGGGCAACATGCCGAAGAATTAATTGTAAAAGCTCCAGGAATGGGAGGCCGTTGGGTAACGGATATTTTGGCAGATAATGATCCGGATGATGAAAGTTATTTTCCATACATGAACGGGCAATTTGTATTTAAAAATGCAGTAGTTCGTTTCAGCGAAGTAATTAATGAAGGATTACAAGCTAATAATTTACAGGTTTCGGATATTGATATGTTAATTCCGCATCAGGCAAATTTGAGAATTTCTCAGTTTATCCAAAAGAAATTCAACTTGACAGACGATCAAGTGTATAATAATATTCAGAAATACGGAAATACTACTGCAGCTTCTATTCCAATTGCTTTAACTGAAGCTTGGGAAAAAGGAAAAATAAAATCAGGTGATACGGTTGTTTTGGCCGCATTTGGAAGTGGTTTTACTTGGGGAAGTGCTATTATTAAATGGTAG
- a CDS encoding isoaspartyl peptidase/L-asparaginase family protein, whose translation MTNRRNFLRTAAIASAAVALNSFKGKPEEENDFSSKKGSKPIVLSTWNFGIQANAAAWEILKNNGRALDAVEAGVKVPEGDPKERSVGYGGRPDRDGRVTLDACIMDENANIGSVACLEFIKHPITVARAVMEKTPHVMLVGDGALQFALSQGFVKENLLLEESEKEWKEWLKTSQYKPIANIENHDTIGMIALDANGDLSGACTTSGMAFKMHGRLGDSPIIGAGLYVDNEIGAATATGHGEEVIRISGCHLVVELMRQGKSPQKACEEAVARIINLTRKRNKNLKDIQVGFIALNKKGEYGSYCIQGGFNYAVHDATGNRLIDAEYFLR comes from the coding sequence ATGACAAACCGTAGAAATTTTTTAAGAACAGCAGCTATTGCCTCTGCAGCTGTGGCATTAAATTCATTTAAAGGGAAACCAGAAGAAGAAAATGATTTTTCATCAAAAAAAGGGAGTAAACCCATTGTACTTTCTACATGGAATTTTGGAATACAAGCCAATGCAGCCGCTTGGGAAATTTTAAAAAATAATGGAAGAGCCCTAGACGCAGTAGAAGCAGGAGTTAAAGTTCCTGAAGGTGATCCAAAAGAACGAAGTGTAGGCTATGGCGGAAGACCAGATCGAGATGGGCGAGTTACACTTGATGCTTGTATTATGGATGAAAATGCAAATATTGGATCAGTGGCCTGTTTAGAATTTATAAAACATCCAATTACTGTGGCTCGTGCTGTGATGGAAAAAACGCCACATGTCATGTTGGTTGGTGATGGTGCTTTACAGTTTGCCTTATCTCAAGGTTTTGTAAAAGAAAATTTGTTATTGGAAGAATCTGAAAAAGAATGGAAAGAATGGTTGAAAACCAGTCAATACAAGCCTATTGCTAATATCGAGAATCACGACACTATTGGAATGATTGCGCTTGATGCAAACGGCGATTTATCTGGAGCATGCACTACTAGTGGTATGGCTTTCAAAATGCACGGGCGTTTGGGCGATTCGCCTATAATTGGCGCCGGTTTGTATGTTGATAATGAAATTGGGGCCGCCACAGCTACCGGTCACGGGGAAGAAGTGATTCGGATTTCCGGTTGTCACTTGGTTGTCGAATTGATGCGCCAAGGTAAATCACCACAGAAAGCTTGTGAGGAAGCAGTGGCAAGAATCATAAATTTGACCCGAAAAAGAAATAAAAATCTAAAAGATATCCAAGTTGGTTTTATTGCCTTAAATAAAAAAGGGGAATACGGCTCGTATTGCATTCAAGGAGGTTTTAATTACGCAGTTCATGATGCAACGGGAAACCGATTAATTGATGCGGAATATTTTTTACGTTAG
- a CDS encoding copper homeostasis protein CutC produces the protein MKKGRLEIACFNLESAILAQENGADRIEFCANINEGGTTPDFELTKTVRDKVTVDLNVMIRPRGGNFVYSDVEFEQMKSEIIAFKKLKVDGFVFGILKEDGSLNEGQNKLLVGLAKPFPCTFHRAFDSIKNKFDALESLIECGFKTILTSGEKTNVVEGIEVLATVVEKANNRITIMPGGGLRSTNIGLVKEKTKAIFFHSSAIVDQGETANDSEIRALKANLEQS, from the coding sequence ATGAAAAAAGGGAGACTAGAAATTGCCTGCTTTAATTTGGAATCGGCTATTCTTGCACAAGAAAATGGTGCCGATAGAATTGAATTTTGTGCCAATATAAACGAAGGCGGAACAACGCCGGATTTTGAACTTACGAAAACTGTTCGTGATAAAGTCACCGTCGATTTGAATGTAATGATTCGGCCTCGAGGCGGTAATTTTGTTTACTCTGATGTAGAGTTCGAGCAAATGAAATCAGAAATTATAGCATTCAAAAAACTAAAAGTAGATGGCTTTGTTTTTGGAATTTTAAAGGAAGACGGTAGTCTTAATGAAGGACAAAACAAGTTGTTAGTTGGGCTAGCAAAGCCTTTTCCGTGCACGTTTCATCGTGCTTTTGATAGCATAAAAAATAAGTTTGATGCACTTGAGTCTCTAATCGAATGTGGTTTTAAAACTATTTTGACTTCTGGTGAAAAAACAAATGTAGTCGAAGGTATTGAGGTGTTGGCAACAGTAGTAGAAAAGGCAAACAACCGAATTACCATTATGCCTGGCGGTGGTTTGCGTTCCACAAATATTGGATTAGTAAAAGAAAAAACGAAGGCTATTTTTTTCCATTCGTCGGCAATTGTTGATCAAGGTGAAACTGCAAATGATAGTGAAATTAGAGCATTAAAAGCCAATTTAGAACAATCATAA
- a CDS encoding outer membrane beta-barrel protein — translation MKLKLILICFIGTLFSMQAQTSAKSPILESSGMISGKIIDKKTNDPLPYVNIVVKENNKVVTGGITSDKGTFQIKNLAVKDYTVEIQFIGYKTISQSAKLTENNNINLNTIALEEDAIQLKGVEIVSEKSSIEQKIDRKVINVGKDLISAGATASEIMNNIPSVNVDQDGKLSLRGNENVRVLIDGRPSNIEASQLLKQIPSASIKKIELITNPSAKYNPEGMSGIINIVLHKNASDGFNASINTGLTFAKTPKISNSTNMNYRTGKVNFFATYGNNFGKKFNEGIISRLDDNSQQVFDIKNNDKSHLLKFGMDYFINDKNTLSVYTNQNKVLGDGNVDVSIMNVNTIDNLVQKSNYLSDNIDGTYNLAFKHLTKKEGETVDLELNHSIYSEKQNGNFQTLFNNPNMTNSGYMDRLIDKRQNSTINLDYVNPLSEKSKLELGAETRMIRTDNNYDTNNSSLSNSDYTYDLDILSAYATFGQKFEKIGYQLGGRFESYNVRAKLNGASAFKDDYITFYPSASMTFSPNEKNQFQMSYSRRVDRPGLEQTKPIREFSTPRVTSIGNPELEPQFTNSLELNYTKTIPKGTITTGVFVRAINNEINRIIYPDPQNQENQILSFDNFDTNTSFGFELSSNYKITKWWDIQPAIDFSSIKQKGLISVQNTSNNTFDLVTKEVNAEAFNARFNSNFKTTKNLRFLLFGFYRSGVDGIQFNGKEMYKIDAGGRYSFLKDKATLSVRFNDIFNTMKAGFDGENPYPLRGQFTWESQSVYVGFNYMFGAGKSKSLQRKQRDNDTNKGGGGIF, via the coding sequence ATGAAACTAAAATTAATTTTAATCTGCTTTATCGGAACGTTGTTTTCGATGCAGGCGCAAACGTCAGCCAAATCCCCCATACTAGAAAGTTCTGGAATGATTTCTGGAAAGATCATTGACAAAAAGACTAACGATCCCTTACCATATGTAAATATTGTAGTAAAGGAAAACAATAAGGTAGTAACTGGTGGTATCACCTCAGACAAAGGGACTTTTCAAATAAAAAATTTAGCTGTAAAGGATTACACTGTCGAAATTCAATTCATTGGATACAAAACAATTTCTCAAAGCGCTAAATTAACTGAAAACAACAACATCAACTTGAATACAATAGCACTTGAAGAAGATGCTATTCAACTAAAGGGAGTTGAAATTGTAAGCGAGAAGTCCTCCATCGAACAAAAAATTGATCGTAAAGTGATTAACGTTGGGAAAGATCTTATTTCTGCTGGTGCAACTGCCTCAGAAATCATGAACAACATCCCATCAGTAAACGTAGATCAGGACGGAAAATTATCGTTGCGTGGTAACGAAAACGTGCGTGTTTTAATAGATGGTCGTCCAAGCAACATTGAAGCTTCGCAATTGTTAAAGCAAATTCCTTCGGCTTCTATCAAAAAAATCGAATTAATTACCAATCCAAGTGCAAAATACAATCCAGAAGGAATGTCAGGAATAATTAATATTGTCTTGCATAAAAACGCTTCCGATGGGTTTAATGCGAGTATTAATACTGGACTAACTTTTGCAAAAACACCAAAGATTAGTAACTCCACGAATATGAACTACCGTACAGGGAAAGTCAACTTTTTTGCTACGTATGGCAATAATTTTGGAAAAAAATTCAACGAAGGTATCATTTCGAGACTAGATGACAACTCCCAACAAGTGTTTGATATTAAAAACAACGACAAATCACACTTATTGAAATTTGGGATGGACTATTTTATCAATGATAAAAATACACTTTCAGTCTACACTAATCAAAACAAAGTATTGGGAGATGGTAATGTAGATGTTAGCATTATGAACGTAAATACGATAGATAATTTAGTACAAAAATCAAATTATTTATCGGATAACATTGATGGAACTTACAATTTAGCATTCAAACATTTGACTAAAAAGGAAGGCGAAACAGTAGATTTAGAACTAAATCACAGTATTTATTCTGAAAAACAAAACGGAAACTTCCAGACCCTTTTCAACAATCCCAACATGACAAATAGTGGTTATATGGATCGTCTTATTGACAAAAGGCAAAATTCAACCATTAATTTAGATTATGTAAATCCACTGAGTGAGAAATCGAAATTAGAACTTGGCGCTGAGACGAGAATGATTCGAACAGACAACAACTACGACACCAACAATAGTTCTTTATCGAACTCTGATTACACGTATGATTTAGACATCCTTTCAGCTTACGCTACTTTTGGACAAAAGTTCGAAAAAATAGGATATCAGCTAGGCGGTCGTTTTGAAAGCTACAATGTCCGTGCAAAACTTAATGGCGCTTCTGCATTTAAAGATGATTATATTACTTTCTATCCATCAGCCTCTATGACTTTTTCTCCAAATGAAAAAAACCAATTTCAAATGAGCTATAGTCGTCGTGTAGACCGTCCAGGACTGGAACAAACAAAACCCATCCGTGAATTTAGTACTCCAAGAGTAACCTCAATAGGAAACCCAGAATTAGAGCCACAATTTACAAATTCATTAGAACTGAACTATACCAAAACGATCCCAAAAGGAACGATTACTACAGGCGTTTTTGTAAGAGCAATAAACAATGAAATCAATAGAATTATCTATCCTGATCCTCAAAATCAAGAGAACCAAATTCTGAGTTTTGATAATTTTGATACCAATACCTCTTTTGGTTTTGAACTATCATCTAACTATAAAATAACAAAATGGTGGGACATTCAACCTGCGATAGATTTTTCTAGCATCAAACAGAAAGGATTAATTTCCGTACAAAACACATCCAATAACACTTTTGATTTGGTAACCAAAGAAGTGAATGCTGAAGCCTTTAATGCTCGTTTCAATAGTAATTTTAAAACCACCAAAAACCTTCGTTTCCTTCTATTTGGATTCTACAGATCTGGTGTTGACGGCATACAATTTAACGGAAAAGAAATGTATAAAATAGATGCAGGTGGACGTTATTCATTTCTAAAAGATAAGGCAACACTAAGTGTTCGTTTCAACGATATTTTTAATACGATGAAAGCTGGTTTTGATGGTGAAAATCCGTACCCACTTCGAGGACAATTTACATGGGAAAGCCAATCCGTTTATGTGGGTTTCAACTATATGTTTGGAGCGGGGAAAAGCAAAAGTCTACAGCGCAAACAAAGAGATAATGACACTAATAAAGGTGGTGGTGGAATATTTTAA